In one window of Juglans regia cultivar Chandler chromosome 3, Walnut 2.0, whole genome shotgun sequence DNA:
- the LOC108999038 gene encoding zinc finger protein CONSTANS-LIKE 4-like, translated as MKKCELCDSPANLYCESDQASLCWDCDARVHGANFLVAKHSRTLLCHVCQSSTPWNGSGPKLGPTISVCEICVNSNVKNEAGNEGNDHDNGADGVGDSDDDDSDSDDNFEEEEDDDGQGDNDEDEEENQVVPWSSTPPPPTSSSSWRGIH; from the coding sequence atGAAGAAGTGCGAGCTCTGTGACTCTCCAGCAAACTTGTACTGCGAGTCCGATCAAGCTAGCCTTTGTTGGGACTGCGATGCTCGAGTTCATGGTGCGAACTTCCTGGTGGCTAAGCATTCAAGAACACTTCTTTGCCATGTCTGCCAGTCTTCAACGCCCTGGAATGGCTCCGGCCCAAAGCTCGGTCCTACTATTTCGGTCTGTGAAATCTGTGTGAATAGCAATGTTAAAAACGAGGCAGGAAATGAAGGAAACGACCATGATAACGGTGCAGATGGCGTCGGCGACAGCGATGATGATGATTCCGACAGCGATGACaactttgaagaagaagaagatgatgatggtcAAGGAGataatgatgaagatgaagaagaaaatcaaGTAGTTCCATGGTCTTCTACGCCGCCTCCACCAACTTCAAGTTCTTCATGGAGGGGTATACATTAG